The Streptomyces sp. B3I8 nucleotide sequence GAGGCGGTCCCGGAGACGGTCCCGCCGACGCCGCAACCCGGGGCGGCCGGGGTGCCCGAGGCACCGTCGGCCCCCTCCCGCCGCCTGTTCGTCTCGCGGGTGGTGGGCGGCGCGGTCGCCACGGCGGCCGTCGGTACGGTGGGCCTCGGCACGTACGGCGTCCTGAACGGCCCCCGGGTGAAGCGGATCACCATCCCCCTGGCGAAGCTCCCGCGCGCGGCGCACGGGTTCCGGATCGCGGTGGTGAGCGACATCCACCTGGGCCCGGTGCTCGGCCGGAGCTTCGCGCAGCGCGTCGTGGACACGGTGAACGCGACGCAGCCGGACCTGATCGCGGTGGTCGGCGACCTGGTCGACGGCAGCGTGAAAGACCTGGGCCCGGCCGCCGCCCCGCTGGCAGGGCTGACCGCCCGCCACGGCGCGTGGTTCGTCACGGGCAACCACGAGTACTTCTCCGGCGCCGCCCAGTGGATCGAGGAGGTCCGTGACCTGGGCCTGCATCCCCTGGAGAACGCCCGCACGGAACTCCCCGGCTTCGACCTCGCCGGGGTGAACGACCTCCAGGGCGAGAGAGAGGGGCACGGTCCGGACTTCGACCGCGCCCTGGGCGACCGCGACACCTCCCGCGCGGTGGTGCTCATGGCCC carries:
- a CDS encoding metallophosphoesterase, encoding MIVVFVVVALLVLAAFVALHRWAWCRLVRDTTSGPGPARRTGTAVLVAGPVLMFGALVAEQAHAPFWLQRTLGWPGFLWMALCLYLLLALIAGEAVRPLVRRLVAGRAAKRTREAVPETVPPTPQPGAAGVPEAPSAPSRRLFVSRVVGGAVATAAVGTVGLGTYGVLNGPRVKRITIPLAKLPRAAHGFRIAVVSDIHLGPVLGRSFAQRVVDTVNATQPDLIAVVGDLVDGSVKDLGPAAAPLAGLTARHGAWFVTGNHEYFSGAAQWIEEVRDLGLHPLENARTELPGFDLAGVNDLQGEREGHGPDFDRALGDRDTSRAVVLMAHQPAQIHDAVRHGVDLQLSGHTHGGQLFPGNFVAEAANPTVAGLDTYGDTQLYVTRGAGAWGPPTRVGAPSDITVVELASRQA